From one Pseudomonadales bacterium genomic stretch:
- a CDS encoding TrmH family RNA methyltransferase, which translates to MPDPEQPQKPQDEANIVLINPKNPINVAAVLRASGCYRVEKLYYTGRRYPQALQHQQGHGQLKHVDTNNAQAHIASIGLADIAELPRAEHAMVCVELVEGATALPQFVHPPRAHYLFGPEDGSIPQSVIDQADAVVYVPTHGCMNLAASVNVLLYDRLAKSAAASGSDAQIRASRDNNNRLKLKP; encoded by the coding sequence GCCTGATCCAGAACAGCCGCAAAAGCCTCAAGACGAAGCCAATATTGTTCTGATAAACCCAAAAAACCCGATTAATGTGGCTGCGGTTTTACGCGCCAGCGGCTGTTATCGCGTCGAGAAACTGTATTACACCGGGCGCCGCTACCCGCAGGCTTTGCAACATCAGCAGGGGCATGGTCAGCTAAAACACGTTGATACCAATAATGCGCAGGCGCATATTGCCAGCATTGGCTTAGCCGATATAGCCGAGCTGCCGCGAGCCGAGCATGCCATGGTATGTGTTGAACTGGTTGAGGGAGCAACAGCGCTGCCGCAGTTTGTCCATCCGCCGCGCGCGCATTATCTATTTGGCCCAGAGGATGGATCGATTCCGCAGTCGGTGATTGATCAGGCCGATGCGGTTGTTTATGTGCCTACCCATGGCTGTATGAATTTAGCCGCCAGCGTGAATGTGCTGCTATACGATCGCCTAGCAAAATCTGCCGCGGCCAGCGGCAGCGATGCTCAGATTCGCGCCAGTCGCGACAATAATAATCGGCTTAAGCTGAAGCCTTAA